One Candidatus Woesearchaeota archaeon DNA segment encodes these proteins:
- a CDS encoding ATP-dependent DNA ligase, translating to MKYKDLTEYYQKIEAASKRLDKTYILAQLLKKAPNSELETIVLLMQGKIFPQYDERKIGVATKMAVKAIMVATGLDETQIEKEWKNRGDLGETAEELCKNKKQQTFFSQPLTIRKVFENLKKLAELEGPGSSDMKIKLLAELLGNASSIEAKYIIRTVLEDLRVGVKEGVLKDAIVWAYYPPVAPIFVKCNNCGKVMPHIDKCLECSANIDLKEEIKISGKILKASSLEDVEKVKNLQEYSFIVAKDEKAGREIYNWLNEKVEQAIELTNDYGVVASRCKAGSLDYLMKIGLVPGTPLKAMLFPKAKDMKDAMKQAGKPAAIEHKYDGFRIQVHRNGNDIKLFTRKLEDVTIQFPDVVEVVKTHVKSHDFILDGEIVSIDPKTNMKLSFQHISQRIKRKHNIAEMIKKLPVELYVFDVMELDGENYLKKSFKERRNSLELIIKPVKYQIYLAEQIVTDDIDEANKFYQQALREGHEGVMVKRLDAPYKPGSRIGHAFKVKPVMESLDLIIIGATWGEGKRGEWLSSFDLACRSGNVFLEIGKVGTGIKEKSEEGLSFIELTKLLKPLIREDQGKHIMVEPQIIIEVNFEEIQKSSTYSSGFALRFPRVIRMRPDKPVEDVSSIKQVERLFRDQRS from the coding sequence ATGAAATATAAGGATTTAACTGAATATTACCAAAAAATAGAAGCTGCTTCTAAACGGCTTGATAAAACGTATATCCTTGCGCAATTATTAAAAAAAGCGCCAAACTCTGAACTTGAAACCATTGTGTTGCTTATGCAAGGAAAAATTTTTCCACAGTATGATGAACGCAAAATTGGAGTTGCAACAAAAATGGCTGTAAAAGCTATAATGGTAGCAACGGGATTAGACGAAACTCAAATTGAAAAAGAATGGAAAAACCGGGGAGATTTAGGCGAAACTGCTGAAGAACTTTGTAAAAATAAAAAACAGCAAACATTCTTTTCTCAACCATTAACAATACGGAAAGTGTTTGAAAATCTTAAAAAACTTGCTGAACTTGAAGGCCCAGGTTCTTCAGATATGAAAATCAAATTATTAGCTGAACTGCTTGGTAATGCCTCATCAATTGAAGCTAAATATATAATTAGAACAGTTCTGGAAGATTTACGCGTTGGTGTAAAGGAAGGAGTGTTAAAAGATGCAATTGTTTGGGCATATTATCCGCCAGTTGCACCCATATTTGTAAAATGCAATAATTGCGGTAAAGTAATGCCGCATATTGATAAATGTCTTGAGTGTTCTGCGAACATTGACCTGAAAGAAGAAATTAAAATTTCTGGAAAAATACTTAAAGCATCCTCTTTAGAAGATGTTGAAAAAGTTAAAAATTTGCAAGAATATTCTTTTATAGTTGCTAAAGATGAAAAGGCCGGTAGAGAGATATATAACTGGCTTAACGAAAAAGTTGAACAGGCAATTGAACTTACTAATGATTATGGAGTTGTTGCATCAAGGTGTAAAGCCGGCAGTCTGGATTATTTAATGAAAATAGGTTTAGTGCCCGGAACCCCCCTAAAAGCGATGTTATTCCCAAAAGCTAAAGATATGAAAGATGCAATGAAACAAGCAGGTAAACCTGCGGCAATTGAGCACAAATACGATGGATTTAGAATTCAAGTGCATCGCAATGGCAACGATATAAAATTATTCACTAGAAAATTGGAAGATGTAACTATACAGTTTCCAGACGTTGTCGAAGTAGTTAAAACACATGTTAAATCGCATGATTTTATTTTAGACGGAGAAATTGTAAGTATTGACCCTAAAACCAACATGAAATTGTCTTTTCAGCACATTTCGCAAAGAATAAAAAGAAAACATAACATTGCAGAAATGATTAAAAAGTTGCCAGTTGAACTTTATGTATTTGACGTTATGGAACTTGACGGAGAAAATTATCTTAAAAAATCGTTCAAAGAACGGAGAAATTCCCTGGAACTAATAATTAAACCTGTTAAATATCAAATTTATCTTGCTGAACAGATTGTTACTGATGACATTGATGAGGCTAACAAATTTTATCAGCAAGCATTAAGAGAAGGTCATGAAGGAGTAATGGTAAAAAGATTAGATGCGCCATATAAGCCAGGTTCAAGAATCGGCCATGCATTTAAAGTTAAACCTGTAATGGAATCACTTGACTTGATTATTATAGGGGCTACATGGGGCGAGGGTAAACGAGGTGAATGGTTATCATCATTTGATCTAGCTTGTCGTTCAGGGAATGTATTTTTAGAGATAGGTAAAGTTGGAACCGGCATAAAAGAAAAAAGTGAGGAGGGGCTTTCATTTATAGAACTAACTAAATTGTTAAAACCGCTAATCCGTGAAGATCAAGGCAAGCATATAATGGTTGAACCACAAATAATTATAGAAGTCAATTTTGAAGAAATCCAAAAATCATCAACATATAGCTCTGGATTTGCATTAAGATTTCCTAGAGTCATTAGGATGAGGCCAGATAAACCGGTTGAAGACGTTTCTAGCATTAAACAAGTTGAAAGATTGTTCAGAGATCAGAGGAGTTAA
- the eif1A gene encoding translation initiation factor eIF-1A, with the protein MSYIKKNNAHTEELSPEEEFRRIKLPRNKEVFGIVDQRLGGSRVSVRCLDGKTRLCRIPGRLKKSLWVREADLVLVEPWELGGDERGDVIYKYRRNQVDLIKKRGFLKELEQEEEF; encoded by the coding sequence ATGTCATATATTAAAAAAAATAATGCTCATACTGAAGAATTATCGCCTGAAGAAGAGTTTAGAAGAATCAAATTACCGCGGAATAAAGAAGTTTTTGGAATTGTTGATCAAAGGCTTGGCGGGAGCAGGGTGTCTGTAAGATGTTTAGATGGTAAAACCAGACTTTGCCGAATTCCAGGGAGGCTAAAAAAGAGTTTATGGGTCAGGGAAGCAGATTTAGTGCTTGTTGAACCATGGGAACTTGGCGGCGATGAAAGGGGCGATGTAATCTATAAGTATCGTAGAAACCAAGTAGATTTGATTAAAAAACGCGGTTTTCTTAAAGAGCTTGAGCAAGAAGAAGAATTCTAA